The Desulfomicrobium orale DSM 12838 genome includes a window with the following:
- a CDS encoding IS5 family transposase (programmed frameshift) yields MSQLFSLSAEQLERIKPFFPLSHGIPRVDDRKVISGIIYVIKHGLQWKDAPREYGPYKTLYNRFLRWSRMGVFNNIFTELAKTAGKDGRLMIDATHLKAHRTAASLLKKGLFSRCIGRTKGGLNSKLHAVCDGHGRPLAMKLTEGQVSDYKGAALLMDAIDALPEARELLADRGYDADWFRDALCARGITPCIPPRRSRKRPCPYDKDLYKQRHKIEIMFGRIKDWRRIAMRYDRCAHTFFSALCLAASVIFYLN; encoded by the exons ATGAGCCAACTTTTCTCCCTTTCTGCCGAGCAACTGGAGCGTATCAAGCCTTTCTTTCCACTTTCACACGGTATTCCACGCGTCGATGACCGGAAAGTCATAAGCGGCATCATTTATGTCATCAAACATGGCCTGCAGTGGAAAGACGCGCCGCGCGAGTATGGCCCGTACAAGACGCTGTACAATCGTTTTTTGCGCTGGAGCCGGATGGGCGTCTTCAACAATATTTTTACCGAATTGGCAAAAACAGCGGGAAAAGATGGACGATTGATGATCGATGCAACCCACCTCAAGGCGCATCGTACCGCCGCAAGCTTGCTCAAAAAGGGGCTCT TTTCCCGCTGCATCGGACGCACAAAGGGCGGCCTGAACTCCAAACTCCATGCTGTTTGCGACGGCCACGGCAGGCCTCTGGCCATGAAGCTCACAGAAGGCCAGGTAAGCGACTACAAAGGAGCCGCCCTGCTTATGGACGCCATAGATGCTTTGCCTGAGGCCAGGGAGCTTCTGGCGGACCGTGGTTACGACGCCGACTGGTTCCGTGACGCCCTGTGCGCCAGAGGCATTACGCCCTGCATCCCGCCCAGAAGGAGCCGGAAGAGACCCTGCCCGTACGATAAAGATCTGTATAAACAGCGGCACAAGATCGAGATCATGTTTGGCAGGATCAAGGACTGGCGCAGAATAGCCATGCGTTATGACCGCTGCGCGCATACCTTCTTTTCAGCTCTGTGCCTCGCGGCTTCCGTCATTTTCTATCTCAATTAA
- the asnS gene encoding asparagine--tRNA ligase — MMKKRIADILLSDSPADRMEVWGWVRTKRESRDFVFLEVNDGSCLKNLQAIVSADTVGFDLLDRASTGAAVHLEGSLVKSPGQGQRWELRARRLEILGEADTTYPLQKKRHTDEFLRTIAHLRPRTNKYGALNRIRAELAFGVHRFFHDNGFFHVHAPIITGSDCEGAGEMFQVTTLDLGNVPRKDGKADFGQDFFGREASLTVSGQLAAENLACALGRVYTFGPTFRAENSNTPKHAAEFWMIEPEMAFAGLPDNMDLGESCVKWLIGHLLDNCRDDLELFGNFVDKDLFATLDNIVSQSFVRIPYTEAVNILKAASRTFEFPVDFGADLQTEHERYLTEEYFKRPVIVFDYPKEIKAFYMRLNDDGKTVGAMDVLVPRIGELIGGSAREERLSVLERRIEELGLPKEEYWWYMDLRRYGTVPHAGFGMGFERLLMLVTGMANIRDVIPFPRTPRHLVF; from the coding sequence GTGATGAAAAAGAGAATCGCCGATATTCTGCTTTCCGATTCCCCCGCTGACCGTATGGAAGTCTGGGGCTGGGTGCGGACCAAGCGCGAAAGCAGAGATTTTGTTTTTTTAGAAGTGAATGACGGCTCCTGCCTGAAAAATCTGCAGGCGATCGTGTCGGCGGATACGGTTGGATTCGATCTGCTGGATCGGGCGTCAACGGGAGCCGCGGTACATCTGGAAGGTTCGCTGGTGAAATCTCCGGGGCAGGGGCAGCGCTGGGAGTTACGGGCCAGACGCCTGGAGATCCTGGGTGAGGCCGATACTACATATCCGCTCCAGAAAAAACGGCATACGGATGAATTTCTGCGGACCATCGCCCACTTGCGTCCCCGGACCAACAAGTACGGGGCATTGAACAGAATCCGGGCGGAACTGGCTTTCGGCGTGCACCGCTTTTTTCACGACAACGGTTTTTTCCACGTGCACGCGCCCATCATTACCGGGTCGGATTGCGAGGGCGCGGGCGAGATGTTTCAGGTCACCACTCTCGATCTGGGCAATGTACCCAGAAAAGATGGCAAGGCGGATTTCGGGCAGGATTTTTTCGGGCGGGAGGCGTCACTGACTGTTTCCGGGCAGCTGGCAGCGGAAAATCTGGCCTGCGCCTTGGGGCGGGTATATACGTTTGGGCCGACTTTTCGGGCGGAAAACTCCAACACCCCCAAACATGCTGCCGAATTTTGGATGATCGAGCCGGAAATGGCCTTTGCCGGTCTCCCGGATAATATGGATCTGGGCGAGTCCTGCGTAAAGTGGCTGATTGGTCACCTGCTGGACAACTGCCGGGATGATCTGGAGCTTTTCGGCAACTTCGTGGACAAGGATCTGTTTGCCACGCTGGACAACATCGTCAGCCAGTCTTTTGTCCGAATTCCTTACACCGAGGCTGTGAACATTCTGAAGGCCGCCTCCAGAACTTTCGAGTTTCCCGTGGATTTTGGGGCGGACCTGCAGACAGAGCATGAACGCTACCTGACTGAAGAGTATTTCAAACGGCCGGTCATCGTTTTTGATTACCCCAAGGAGATCAAGGCATTTTACATGCGTCTCAACGACGACGGCAAGACCGTGGGCGCCATGGATGTACTGGTGCCACGCATCGGAGAACTCATCGGCGGCAGCGCCAGGGAAGAGCGCTTGTCCGTGCTGGAAAGGCGTATTGAGGAACTCGGATTGCCCAAGGAAGAATACTGGTGGTACATGGACCTGCGCCGGTACGGTACGGTTCCCCATGCTGGTTTCGGAATGGGCTTTGAACGTCTGCTTATGCTGGTCACGGGAATGGCGAATATCCGCGATGTGATACCGTTTCCCCGGACGCCGCGTCACTTGGTGTTTTAG
- the priA gene encoding replication restart helicase PriA, whose amino-acid sequence MMYCSVLVLGAPYALLIYSLPDDLPRSVWNVGGRVLAPLGRSWRMGILAEMDVRPSEGLDVRPLLWPVDRTPLFSSGYLDVIRDLAVRQMELPGKILSRVLPAGLRDMPVFRTADGHLLEMPELAVGSGRRELGARWAAGEIFPVQRAERGERLFSLVSEPPWPVRPQAAMQLAVLRFLDVHGVSSSRTLSANLGKNTSSVLNTLLHKGLVREVVSQFEAESTPSEAGPVLRLSAEQCAAVEEFDTLLRSPRPETGLLFGVTGSGKTAVYLELVRRCLDAGGHAMLLAPEVGIALKLHADARAGLPGREIRLYHGYLNGARRRQLFTELAEADAPRLIVGTRSCLFLPVAPGLIILDEEHDASFKQEEGFVYQAKELAYGRVARTAGLLLMGSATPDIKIFHAAREGQVHLARLDSRVGGGSLPAVELVDLRAEPPSDGPFTASVSEAMLGVIAEGGQVIILHNRRGFAPVLFCDSCSESVKCPHCQVPMTLHKRRELLLCHYCGHSVPFPAPCPQCRSHLLLPLGEGTERLEEFLRDRLPRGTRVLRLDRDVSRRAGAMQEVLDAFARREAQVLVGTQMLSKGHHFPGVTLVVVADGDLGLNLPDYRATERCFQMLVQVAGRAGRGDAPGRVLIQTRNPDHYCWQYILRNDYEGFYFREIALRRAMGYPPFVRLALVRLSLPMAEPEGTVLTEFSRHLRRLGQEAGVRVLGPAPAPLAVLRGRKRFHCLLKGGSWSEIRGVFAGVRKALQKEKHARLSVDLDPLDMM is encoded by the coding sequence ATGATGTACTGTTCCGTGCTGGTGCTGGGCGCTCCCTACGCGCTGCTGATCTATTCCCTGCCCGACGATCTGCCCCGTTCTGTCTGGAATGTGGGCGGCCGGGTGCTGGCGCCTCTCGGCCGTTCCTGGCGGATGGGCATTCTGGCGGAGATGGATGTCCGTCCGTCGGAAGGTCTGGATGTCCGTCCACTGCTGTGGCCCGTGGACAGAACGCCGCTTTTCTCCTCCGGCTATCTGGATGTGATCCGCGATCTTGCCGTCCGGCAGATGGAGCTTCCGGGTAAAATTCTGTCCCGGGTGCTGCCTGCCGGGCTGCGGGACATGCCTGTGTTCAGAACAGCAGACGGTCATTTGCTGGAGATGCCGGAGCTGGCAGTCGGCTCCGGACGGCGGGAGCTGGGAGCGCGCTGGGCTGCCGGGGAGATTTTTCCCGTTCAGAGAGCGGAACGGGGGGAACGGCTTTTTTCTCTGGTTTCCGAACCTCCATGGCCGGTCAGGCCCCAGGCCGCGATGCAGCTGGCCGTACTGAGGTTTCTCGATGTCCACGGCGTGTCTTCATCCAGAACACTGTCCGCGAACCTGGGCAAGAACACCTCGTCAGTTCTGAACACCTTGCTGCACAAGGGACTGGTGCGCGAGGTTGTCTCGCAGTTCGAGGCGGAAAGCACACCTTCCGAGGCCGGGCCGGTGTTGCGTCTGAGTGCCGAACAGTGCGCGGCCGTGGAGGAGTTTGACACTCTGCTGCGCTCGCCTCGCCCGGAAACGGGACTTCTCTTCGGCGTGACCGGAAGCGGCAAGACAGCCGTGTACCTGGAACTGGTCAGACGTTGTCTGGACGCGGGGGGCCACGCGATGCTGCTCGCTCCGGAGGTGGGCATTGCTCTCAAGCTGCACGCCGATGCGCGGGCCGGATTGCCGGGTCGTGAAATCCGCCTGTATCATGGCTATCTGAATGGCGCACGGCGGCGGCAGCTGTTCACGGAACTTGCAGAAGCCGATGCTCCCCGTCTGATCGTGGGGACGCGGTCATGTCTTTTTCTGCCCGTAGCTCCGGGGCTGATCATTCTGGATGAGGAGCATGACGCCTCCTTCAAGCAGGAGGAGGGATTCGTGTATCAAGCCAAGGAGCTGGCCTACGGCCGTGTGGCCCGGACCGCCGGCCTTCTGCTGATGGGTTCGGCCACGCCGGATATCAAGATTTTCCATGCCGCGCGCGAGGGACAGGTGCATTTGGCCCGACTGGATTCCCGGGTGGGGGGCGGCTCGCTGCCGGCCGTCGAACTGGTCGATCTGCGTGCGGAACCGCCGTCGGACGGACCGTTTACCGCTTCCGTGAGCGAGGCCATGCTGGGCGTCATCGCCGAGGGCGGACAGGTCATCATCCTGCATAACCGCCGGGGTTTCGCGCCGGTGCTTTTTTGCGATTCCTGCTCGGAGTCCGTCAAATGCCCGCACTGCCAGGTTCCCATGACCCTGCACAAGCGCCGGGAGCTCCTGCTGTGCCATTACTGCGGTCACAGCGTACCGTTTCCCGCGCCTTGTCCGCAGTGCCGTTCACATCTGCTGCTGCCTCTGGGTGAGGGCACCGAGCGGCTGGAGGAGTTTTTGCGCGACAGGCTGCCCCGGGGCACCAGAGTACTGCGTCTGGACCGGGACGTTTCGCGCCGGGCCGGAGCCATGCAGGAAGTTCTGGACGCCTTTGCCCGGCGGGAAGCCCAGGTGCTGGTGGGTACGCAGATGCTCAGCAAGGGGCACCATTTCCCCGGCGTGACGCTGGTTGTGGTGGCCGACGGGGACCTGGGCTTGAATCTTCCGGACTACAGGGCTACGGAACGGTGCTTCCAGATGCTGGTGCAGGTGGCGGGCCGCGCGGGCCGGGGAGATGCGCCGGGACGGGTGCTGATCCAGACCAGAAATCCTGATCACTATTGCTGGCAGTATATTCTGCGCAATGATTACGAGGGATTTTACTTCAGGGAAATCGCTTTGCGCAGGGCCATGGGTTATCCCCCTTTCGTCAGACTGGCGCTGGTGAGGCTGTCTCTGCCCATGGCTGAGCCGGAAGGAACTGTGCTGACGGAGTTCTCCCGGCATCTGCGGCGGCTGGGGCAGGAAGCGGGAGTGCGTGTCCTTGGCCCGGCTCCGGCACCGCTGGCCGTTCTGCGCGGCCGCAAGCGCTTTCATTGTCTGCTGAAGGGTGGTTCGTGGTCCGAGATACGGGGGGTCTTCGCTGGCGTGCGCAAGGCGTTGCAAAAGGAGAAACATGCCCGTCTCTCCGTGGATCTTGATCCGTTGGATATGATGTGA
- the galU gene encoding UTP--glucose-1-phosphate uridylyltransferase GalU, with amino-acid sequence MQVRKVVIPVAGWGTRSLPAVKNVPKEMLPIFRKPSIQYIVEEAIDSGLSDVVFVNNQTKRIIEDHFDYNLALEQLLERKGQKSLLEEVRKVAEMANIIVVRQKEALGLGHAVLRAKKVVQDEPFAVMVGDDLMFNRDPGMNQVLDVWKNERMPVVGVMEVPRDKVSRYGIIDAEEYAPGLYRIRGVKEKPSMENAPSRLAVVGRYVLTPEVFNHLEALTPDQTGEIQLTDALDALARQNRLLAVKLRGQRFDVGDWVDYLTANIYFALQDEDLRYDLIDRLRELIPAAR; translated from the coding sequence ATGCAGGTACGCAAAGTAGTCATCCCCGTGGCCGGATGGGGAACCAGATCACTGCCGGCAGTAAAGAACGTGCCCAAGGAAATGCTGCCTATATTCCGCAAGCCGTCCATTCAGTATATTGTGGAAGAGGCCATTGATTCGGGGCTTTCCGATGTGGTTTTCGTGAACAACCAGACCAAGCGCATCATCGAGGACCATTTCGACTACAATCTGGCTCTGGAGCAGCTGCTTGAGCGTAAGGGGCAGAAGAGCCTGCTGGAAGAAGTGCGCAAGGTGGCCGAAATGGCCAATATCATCGTCGTGCGCCAGAAAGAGGCCCTGGGGCTTGGGCATGCCGTGCTGCGCGCCAAAAAGGTGGTTCAGGACGAGCCGTTCGCGGTCATGGTCGGTGATGATCTCATGTTCAACCGGGATCCAGGCATGAATCAGGTGCTCGATGTCTGGAAGAATGAGCGCATGCCCGTGGTCGGCGTCATGGAAGTGCCCCGGGACAAGGTCAGCCGCTACGGCATCATCGACGCGGAGGAATATGCCCCCGGCTTGTATCGCATTCGCGGGGTCAAGGAGAAGCCGAGCATGGAGAACGCTCCGTCCCGGCTGGCCGTGGTGGGGCGCTATGTGCTCACCCCGGAAGTCTTCAATCATCTGGAGGCGCTCACTCCCGACCAGACCGGAGAAATTCAGCTGACCGACGCACTGGACGCTCTGGCCCGGCAGAATCGCCTGCTGGCCGTGAAGTTGCGGGGACAGCGCTTCGATGTGGGAGACTGGGTCGATTACCTGACGGCCAATATCTATTTCGCCTTGCAGGATGAGGACCTGCGCTATGATCTGATTGACAGGCTGCGGGAGCTCATTCCGGCCGCGCGGTAG
- the glmM gene encoding phosphoglucosamine mutase — protein MGRLFGTDGVRGRVNMYPMQPELVVRLGLAAGQYFRKGDKRHRVVIGKDTRLSGYVFESALTAGFCAAGMDVFLVGPLPTPAISFLTRSMRADLGVVISASHNPYMDNGIKFFDKDGFKLPDQVENEMAEMITSPDFSWDYPASNQVGRARKIQDSPGRYIVELKHSFPAGMTLDGLRIVLDCANGASYRVAPLIFEELGAEVFSLGVDPDGLNINKGCGSLHPELVAAKVREHRADIGLALDGDADRLIVVNERGKVLDGDQIMAVCAGDMLDRGTLPSKTLVATVMSNMALEVFMNERGGQLVRTRVGDRYVVEEMRRGGYVLGGEQSGHMVFMEHSTTGDGILAALQLLRVMVGRQRPISEIAGLLEPYPQKLANVWVKKKVPFEEVPDIQDAVHRAEEKLGKTGRVLLRYSGTEALARIMVEAQDQNLVDELCAELVQTVEHGLS, from the coding sequence ATGGGCAGATTGTTCGGAACCGACGGTGTCAGAGGCCGGGTCAACATGTACCCCATGCAGCCGGAACTGGTGGTTCGCCTGGGATTGGCTGCCGGGCAGTATTTCCGCAAGGGCGACAAGCGTCACCGGGTGGTCATCGGCAAGGACACGAGGCTTTCCGGCTATGTCTTTGAATCCGCTCTGACAGCGGGATTCTGCGCGGCCGGGATGGATGTTTTTCTGGTAGGCCCGCTGCCCACCCCGGCCATCAGTTTTCTGACCCGCAGCATGCGGGCGGATCTGGGCGTGGTGATTTCAGCCTCGCACAATCCTTACATGGATAACGGCATCAAGTTTTTCGACAAGGACGGCTTCAAACTGCCCGACCAGGTGGAAAACGAAATGGCCGAAATGATCACCAGCCCGGATTTTTCCTGGGATTACCCGGCCTCCAATCAGGTAGGGCGGGCCAGGAAAATTCAGGACAGTCCGGGTCGGTACATCGTTGAACTCAAACACAGCTTTCCGGCGGGCATGACTCTGGACGGCCTGCGTATCGTGCTGGATTGCGCCAACGGAGCCTCCTACCGGGTGGCGCCGCTCATTTTCGAGGAACTGGGGGCGGAAGTCTTTTCTCTGGGCGTGGACCCGGATGGGCTGAACATCAACAAGGGCTGCGGCTCTCTGCATCCGGAGCTGGTGGCGGCCAAGGTACGTGAACACAGGGCCGATATCGGCCTGGCTCTGGACGGCGACGCGGACCGCCTCATCGTGGTGAACGAACGGGGCAAGGTGCTGGACGGCGATCAGATCATGGCCGTTTGCGCCGGGGATATGCTCGACCGGGGGACATTGCCCAGCAAAACGCTGGTGGCCACGGTCATGAGCAACATGGCCCTGGAAGTGTTCATGAACGAGCGTGGCGGGCAGCTGGTCCGGACCAGGGTCGGGGACAGATACGTCGTTGAGGAAATGCGCCGGGGCGGCTATGTTCTGGGCGGAGAGCAGTCCGGACACATGGTGTTCATGGAACACTCCACCACGGGAGACGGCATTCTGGCCGCGCTGCAATTGCTGCGGGTCATGGTGGGCAGGCAGCGTCCCATCTCCGAAATCGCGGGCCTGCTGGAGCCGTATCCGCAGAAGCTGGCCAATGTGTGGGTCAAAAAGAAGGTGCCCTTTGAGGAGGTTCCCGACATTCAGGACGCGGTTCACCGCGCCGAAGAGAAGCTGGGTAAGACCGGCCGGGTGCTGCTGCGTTATTCCGGTACCGAAGCTCTGGCACGGATCATGGTGGAGGCGCAGGATCAGAATCTGGTGGACGAGCTGTGCGCGGAACTGGTTCAGACTGTCGAGCACGGCCTGAGCTGA
- a CDS encoding CdaR family protein — MALICWYVVSGQEKVETWLEVPLDFVNLPQRMKIVSGAGKVQVRIRGTSSQIRAINMNRLAYKVDLADIRPGENIIPLLPENMSIVSAVDVVEISPSRLELVADTIVSRNFPVHLDWEGLPAEDMRFRNATLSPEQVTVTGFAHSLDGLKHISTVHIRVPSDGGLSASGRARLVLPEGVTSEVTSVDYTLAFSPMTQAIWVKMNLEPVAHEGFTYTFDPKFVRVQLDVPVRLLRDKNWRETLRLFVDPGGEPSAGRSRIRPRSEFPEGVRILEMKPEDVEILVRRTGESGG; from the coding sequence ATGGCGCTGATATGCTGGTATGTGGTTTCCGGCCAGGAAAAGGTGGAGACGTGGCTGGAGGTGCCGCTTGATTTCGTGAATCTGCCGCAGCGGATGAAGATCGTTTCCGGGGCGGGCAAGGTACAGGTCCGTATCCGGGGGACCAGCAGCCAGATCCGGGCCATCAACATGAACCGTCTGGCGTATAAGGTCGATCTCGCGGATATCCGTCCGGGGGAAAACATCATCCCCTTGCTTCCGGAAAACATGAGTATCGTCTCGGCGGTGGATGTGGTGGAAATAAGCCCCAGCAGACTCGAACTGGTCGCCGATACCATTGTTTCCCGGAATTTTCCCGTTCATCTGGATTGGGAGGGATTGCCGGCGGAGGACATGCGCTTTCGCAACGCCACCCTGAGCCCGGAACAGGTCACGGTCACGGGTTTCGCTCATTCTCTGGATGGCCTGAAGCATATTTCCACGGTGCATATCCGGGTCCCCTCGGACGGCGGGCTTTCGGCTTCGGGGCGGGCCCGGCTGGTGCTGCCGGAAGGCGTGACCTCGGAAGTCACGTCGGTGGACTATACTCTTGCCTTTTCCCCGATGACCCAGGCCATCTGGGTCAAGATGAATCTGGAGCCCGTCGCGCACGAAGGCTTCACGTACACTTTCGATCCCAAGTTCGTGCGCGTGCAGCTGGATGTTCCGGTGCGCCTGCTGAGGGACAAGAACTGGCGGGAGACGTTGCGCCTGTTCGTGGACCCCGGCGGAGAGCCGTCTGCCGGCCGCAGCCGGATTCGTCCCAGATCCGAGTTTCCCGAGGGCGTGCGCATTCTCGAGATGAAGCCGGAGGATGTCGAGATTCTGGTGCGGCGCACTGGAGAGTCCGGCGGATAG
- the cdaA gene encoding diadenylate cyclase CdaA produces the protein MLNFAVGNLQVTWRDILDVVLVGYIFFRLILLIKGTRAVSVVYGLLLVVIAYFAAGQFGLYTLNWLLGNFLGSIFLVVIILFRRDIRKALAAMGATTIFKKDAVRSEVLDELILALVQMAKTRTGALIVIERNISLSDVVSGGIELDALFSKDLLLTIFHLDTPLHDGAVIIRDNKVHAAACILPLAVGLKHEASLGTRHRAAIGVTEETDAVALIVSEERGSISLAVGGRITSGLNEVRLQKVLGAALRK, from the coding sequence GTGCTGAACTTCGCCGTGGGAAATTTGCAGGTCACGTGGCGGGACATCCTGGATGTCGTGCTGGTCGGATACATTTTTTTCCGGCTCATCCTGCTGATCAAGGGCACAAGGGCCGTGTCCGTGGTTTACGGCCTGCTTTTGGTGGTCATCGCCTATTTCGCGGCGGGCCAGTTCGGCCTGTACACGCTCAACTGGCTGCTCGGGAATTTTCTGGGCTCCATTTTTCTGGTGGTCATCATTCTTTTCCGCCGGGACATCCGCAAGGCTCTGGCGGCCATGGGCGCGACCACCATATTCAAGAAGGATGCGGTCCGGTCCGAGGTGCTGGATGAACTGATTCTGGCTCTGGTGCAGATGGCCAAGACCAGAACCGGGGCCCTCATCGTCATCGAGCGCAATATCTCCCTGAGTGACGTGGTTTCCGGCGGCATCGAGCTGGACGCGCTGTTCAGCAAGGATCTGCTGCTGACCATTTTCCATCTGGATACGCCCCTGCATGACGGCGCGGTGATCATCCGGGACAACAAAGTGCATGCCGCGGCCTGCATTCTGCCCCTGGCCGTGGGTCTCAAGCATGAGGCCTCCCTGGGTACGCGGCACAGGGCCGCCATCGGTGTAACCGAGGAAACGGACGCCGTGGCCCTGATCGTGTCTGAAGAGCGGGGCAGCATCTCCCTGGCCGTGGGCGGCAGGATCACCAGCGGCCTGAACGAGGTCCGCCTGCAGAAAGTGCTGGGCGCCGCACTGAGGAAATGA
- the folP gene encoding dihydropteroate synthase, with protein sequence MSRRERNFVSWSLCGGRTLGPAPFFVAGIVNVTPDSFYDGGVSAETGAAVDTAMRLLDQGADILDIGGESTRPFAEPVSEADEMARVLPVVRAVAQNRPEAVISVDTTKAGVARTVLEAGAHIINDVSALEADPALLDVVLQYRPGYVLMHSQGDPRTMQLEPKYGDVVDDIREFFSVRLAHLVRQGLPEENIVLDPGIGFGKRLEHNLEILRWIDRLAEFGRPVFMGLSNKSLWRDLLGREGRERNAATLAATAVLYRMGVRIHRVHEVREARDALAVAHALETRESGTC encoded by the coding sequence ATGAGCCGCAGGGAGAGGAATTTCGTCTCCTGGAGCCTGTGCGGGGGCAGGACTCTTGGTCCGGCCCCTTTTTTTGTGGCGGGCATTGTCAACGTAACTCCCGATTCTTTCTATGACGGCGGAGTTTCGGCGGAAACCGGCGCTGCCGTGGACACGGCTATGCGTCTGCTCGATCAGGGCGCGGACATTCTCGACATCGGCGGGGAGAGCACGCGCCCCTTCGCCGAACCCGTGTCCGAAGCCGACGAAATGGCCCGCGTGTTGCCCGTGGTCCGGGCTGTGGCGCAAAATCGTCCCGAGGCCGTGATCTCCGTGGACACGACCAAGGCCGGGGTGGCGAGGACCGTACTGGAGGCCGGGGCGCATATCATAAACGACGTCTCGGCCTTGGAGGCGGATCCGGCCTTGCTGGACGTTGTGTTGCAATACAGGCCCGGTTATGTGCTCATGCACAGTCAGGGAGATCCGCGCACCATGCAGCTTGAGCCCAAATACGGCGACGTGGTCGACGACATCCGCGAGTTTTTTTCCGTCCGGCTGGCCCATCTCGTCCGGCAGGGCCTGCCGGAGGAGAACATCGTGCTCGATCCGGGTATCGGCTTCGGCAAGCGGCTGGAGCACAACCTGGAGATTCTGCGGTGGATCGACCGGTTGGCGGAATTCGGGCGGCCGGTTTTCATGGGGCTTTCCAACAAATCCCTGTGGAGAGATCTGCTCGGCCGCGAAGGACGCGAACGCAACGCGGCGACGCTGGCCGCGACCGCCGTGCTTTACCGGATGGGCGTACGCATCCACCGGGTGCACGAGGTCCGCGAGGCGCGGGACGCTCTGGCCGTGGCGCATGCTCTGGAAACCCGGGAGTCTGGAACGTGCTGA